DNA from Dama dama isolate Ldn47 chromosome 5, ASM3311817v1, whole genome shotgun sequence:
CTTGACCTACCGCCACTGCCGCAACTTCTCCATCCTGCTGGAGCCTTCGGGCTGTGCCGAGGACACCTTTCTGCTCCTGGCCATCAAGTCGCAACCCGGCCATGTGGAGCGGCGCGCAGCCATCCGCAGCACGTGGGGCCGGGCGGGAAGCTGGGCTAAGGGCCGGCAGCTGAAGCTTGTGTTCCTCCTGGGGTTAGCAGGGCCTGCTCCCCCAGCCCAGCTGCTGGCCTACGAGAGCCGCGAGTTCGATGACATCCTGCAGTGGGACTTTGCTGAGGACTTCTTCAACCTCACACTCAAAGAGCTGCACCTGCAGCGCTGGGTGGCTGCTGCCTGCCCCCAGGCCCATTTCATACTAAAAGGAGATGACGACGTCTTTGTCCATGTCCCCAATGTGCTGGAGTTCCTGGATGGCTGGGACCCAGCCCAGGACCTCCTGGTGGGGGATGTCATCCGCCAGGCCCTGCCCAACAGGAACACCAGGGTCAAATACTTCATCCCACCGTCCATGTACAGGGCCCGCCACTACCCGCCctatgctgggggtggggggtatgtCATGTCCAGAGCCACCGTGCAGCGCCTCCAGGCGGCTGTGGAAGAGGCTGAACTCTTCCCCATTGATGACGTCTTTGTGGGGATGTGCCTGAGGAAGCTGGGGGTGAGCCCCATGCACCACGCTGGCTTCAAGACTTTCGGAATCCGGCGGCCCCTGGACCCTCTAGAGCCCTGTCTGTACCGAGGGCTCCTTCTGGTCCACCGCCTCAGCCCCCTGGAGATGTGGACCATGTGGGCACTGGTAACAGACGAGCGACTCAAGTGTGCAGCTGCCCCCTCGTCCCAGCTTCCTGGGGTGGGCTGAGCGAGTGGACTGTTTAATTTTTCAATCATGATGAGAAATAAGGAACCCTGCAACCTGGCCCTTGACAGGCTACAGGGAACGCTGACTTTGTTTTGTAAAGCCCTCCCAAACCTTGCTGACTTTGATTAAAACACTGATATCTGGCTAACTTGTACCAATATGTGTTAAATGGGCAAAACATGCAAATGCTGCCAGAACTCCACGAAGCACTGGGGCACTCCTGGAGCCCTTGGACTCTTCTAGTCtggccggggcgggggggagggggggtgtgtgtgtgtggtgaggcgTGCAGCCGGCAAAGGAGGGCCACTGCGCaggactccagaagacacacacaaacattttctctcttaaatgcaaaaaaattattttccttcagaTACAATAGAGAAACTCCAAGAAAAAGGGAAATGAGAAGCATGTGTTGGAGTAAATCCTGTTGTGAGCACCAGATAAACACTCCATATTCAGTCCCATAAGAACAATGGACTTCTGGCTCCTCAGCCTGAGAATATCCT
Protein-coding regions in this window:
- the B3GNT4 gene encoding N-acetyllactosaminide beta-1,3-N-acetylglucosaminyltransferase 4, with product MFRRVGWLVPYSLALLLLSCLFFLKKEAQPAGGPMARQPFWAPPGLRRSPCLPNHTVANASLFLPTRHRLFLTYRHCRNFSILLEPSGCAEDTFLLLAIKSQPGHVERRAAIRSTWGRAGSWAKGRQLKLVFLLGLAGPAPPAQLLAYESREFDDILQWDFAEDFFNLTLKELHLQRWVAAACPQAHFILKGDDDVFVHVPNVLEFLDGWDPAQDLLVGDVIRQALPNRNTRVKYFIPPSMYRARHYPPYAGGGGYVMSRATVQRLQAAVEEAELFPIDDVFVGMCLRKLGVSPMHHAGFKTFGIRRPLDPLEPCLYRGLLLVHRLSPLEMWTMWALVTDERLKCAAAPSSQLPGVG